A single region of the Thermodesulfatator indicus DSM 15286 genome encodes:
- a CDS encoding nitrogenase component 1 — translation MINNVKEIPIEGITYKELNIEKKPLSKEYTPPPEELVPAANRAVCIDPSRTCMPFGAMWATLGVHRGIPFVQGAQGCTTYVRYTFARVFREPTLIANASFHEDAAVFGGRKNLIRGIRNLVCRYQPELISIVTTCSSEVIGDDIQSFLDEALEVMEEEMGPDIYDAVKFVIVNTPSFAGSHVEGYNRAAREFLKTLAKKTGQSEDLYFIPGMMMPGDIRELKHMFELMDVPYKILFDISDTLDCPLTGMPQMVPYYPPGGTRVEDFVRAGNAKGIFALSPDAGGAGAKWLEKRFKVPAFVIPMPIGVKNTDRMIKTIAEISGRGIPDSLRWERGILLDAMADTLHYTMGKRVAICGDPDFVAAATGFVCELGMIPTYILPGSKTKTALQTIKDVCAEYDVEPTVFVDSDQFEWEYALKNDKPDVILGHSRCVNISKEIKVPLVRFGFPVYDRVGYQREPIVGYRGGERFLARIINAILDQYFPDDRVQQ, via the coding sequence ATGATAAATAACGTCAAAGAAATTCCCATAGAAGGAATAACCTATAAAGAGCTAAACATTGAAAAAAAGCCTTTGTCTAAAGAATATACTCCTCCACCGGAAGAATTGGTGCCAGCGGCCAACCGGGCTGTTTGTATTGACCCCTCTCGCACCTGTATGCCTTTTGGGGCCATGTGGGCTACTTTAGGTGTTCACCGGGGAATCCCTTTTGTGCAGGGGGCTCAGGGTTGCACTACTTATGTGCGTTATACTTTTGCCAGAGTTTTTCGTGAACCAACTCTCATTGCCAACGCCAGCTTTCACGAAGACGCAGCGGTGTTTGGTGGGCGTAAAAATCTGATAAGAGGCATAAGGAATCTGGTTTGCCGCTATCAGCCGGAGCTTATTTCCATTGTCACCACCTGTTCAAGTGAAGTCATTGGTGACGATATCCAGAGCTTTTTAGACGAGGCCCTGGAAGTTATGGAAGAAGAAATGGGGCCTGACATTTACGACGCGGTCAAATTCGTCATCGTAAATACACCAAGTTTTGCTGGCTCCCATGTAGAGGGCTACAACCGTGCGGCCCGCGAATTTTTAAAAACGCTCGCCAAAAAAACAGGCCAGAGCGAAGATCTTTACTTTATCCCCGGCATGATGATGCCAGGAGATATTCGCGAGTTAAAACACATGTTTGAGCTCATGGATGTACCGTACAAGATTCTTTTTGACATAAGCGATACCCTTGATTGCCCGCTTACCGGTATGCCTCAGATGGTTCCTTATTATCCGCCTGGAGGTACCAGAGTGGAAGACTTTGTGCGGGCCGGTAACGCTAAAGGCATCTTTGCCCTTTCTCCTGATGCTGGTGGGGCTGGGGCCAAATGGCTTGAAAAGCGCTTTAAAGTGCCGGCCTTTGTTATACCTATGCCCATTGGGGTTAAAAATACCGATAGGATGATAAAAACTATAGCTGAAATTTCAGGTCGAGGTATCCCTGATAGCCTTCGTTGGGAGCGGGGTATCTTACTTGATGCTATGGCTGACACCCTTCACTATACCATGGGGAAAAGAGTGGCCATTTGTGGTGACCCGGATTTTGTCGCAGCGGCTACGGGCTTTGTATGCGAACTGGGCATGATTCCTACTTACATTTTGCCTGGCAGTAAAACCAAGACCGCGCTGCAAACGATTAAAGACGTCTGTGCCGAATACGATGTTGAACCTACCGTATTTGTTGACAGTGACCAGTTTGAATGGGAATACGCCCTAAAAAATGATAAGCCCGATGTTATTTTGGGACATTCCCGCTGTGTCAATATTTCCAAAGAAATTAAAGTGCCTCTGGTGCGCTTTGGCTTCCCAGTTTACGATCGAGTGGGTTATCAGCGAGAGCCCATTGTAGGTTACCGGGGAGGCGAACGCTTCCTGGCTCGTATTATAAACGCTATTCTTGATCAATACTTCCCAGACGACCGAGTCCAACAATAA
- the cynS gene encoding cyanase has product MEKFCSIVRKLLKAKEDSGLSFEELGRAIGRDKVWVAALLYRQAVASKEEADKLKELLNLDEESYKAIQKIPLRGWETETVPSDPVIYRFYEIMRVYGPAIKAVINETFGDGIMSAIDFSIDIKKQEDPNGDRVVITFNGKFLPFKKW; this is encoded by the coding sequence ATGGAAAAATTTTGTTCTATCGTCAGGAAACTTTTAAAGGCCAAGGAAGACTCTGGCCTTAGTTTTGAAGAACTGGGCAGGGCTATTGGACGAGATAAAGTATGGGTGGCGGCCCTACTCTATCGTCAAGCAGTGGCTTCTAAAGAAGAAGCTGACAAGTTAAAGGAACTCCTTAATCTCGATGAAGAAAGCTATAAAGCCATCCAGAAAATACCTTTACGTGGATGGGAGACAGAAACCGTCCCTTCCGACCCGGTTATCTATCGCTTTTATGAGATAATGCGGGTTTACGGCCCGGCTATAAAAGCTGTTATCAATGAAACGTTTGGGGACGGCATCATGAGTGCTATAGATTTCAGTATAGACATAAAAAAACAAGAAGATCCAAATGGTGATCGGGTTGTAATTACTTTTAACGGTAAGTTTTTACCTTTTAAGAAGTGGTAG
- a CDS encoding nitrogenase component 1, which translates to MLSTLKTEVLPPKSCGLKTEPGSMSQRSCVYFGARYVLGPIKEAVHLVHGAVGCSYYGKMVRGTPAPVWTTNMDEENVIFGGREKLKKALFQALQIDSSAKGAFVYLTCVSGLIGEDVTSVAQEVSEKVGKPVKVVSCPGFSGFSQSKGHELSYKLIFELIKPVEQAKEPVVNLIGEYNVGGETKVIKELLEKLGIKVHVSLTGEATWSKIETMAKASLNLMFCGATAENFCREMKRTFGIPFMKVSFYGFKSTSASLRKIAAFFDIPEEKVEKVIAEGEKWALSKIFPWRKYFYGKKALIVLGTYRLGPQGKMLKELGLEVVAAASIFGRLDDHVEAYSVTSRVTDDPGDCEVEEALKLLRPDIVLTNARDQWRPVKFGIPVLSFPQPKERGPYAGYKGMVNFAHDLYRCLRAPVWQLLRAEL; encoded by the coding sequence ATGCTTTCTACCTTAAAAACCGAAGTCCTTCCGCCAAAGTCCTGTGGTTTAAAAACCGAGCCGGGAAGCATGAGCCAGCGAAGCTGTGTTTACTTTGGGGCTCGCTATGTACTTGGGCCGATTAAAGAAGCTGTTCATTTAGTCCATGGGGCGGTAGGGTGTAGTTACTACGGGAAGATGGTCCGAGGAACCCCGGCTCCAGTCTGGACTACGAACATGGACGAAGAAAACGTTATCTTTGGGGGGAGAGAAAAACTAAAGAAAGCCCTTTTTCAGGCCTTACAAATTGATTCCTCAGCCAAAGGGGCCTTCGTCTATTTGACCTGTGTGTCTGGTCTCATTGGTGAAGATGTAACTTCTGTGGCTCAAGAAGTCTCTGAAAAAGTAGGGAAACCTGTAAAAGTAGTTTCTTGTCCAGGGTTTTCCGGGTTTTCTCAATCAAAAGGGCATGAACTTTCTTATAAACTCATCTTTGAGCTTATAAAACCAGTTGAACAGGCCAAAGAGCCCGTAGTGAACCTGATAGGAGAATATAACGTTGGCGGAGAAACAAAAGTTATCAAGGAACTTTTGGAAAAGCTAGGTATTAAGGTTCATGTCTCTTTGACTGGTGAGGCCACCTGGTCAAAGATAGAGACCATGGCCAAGGCGAGCCTTAACCTCATGTTTTGTGGAGCCACGGCTGAAAACTTTTGTCGAGAGATGAAAAGGACCTTCGGTATCCCTTTTATGAAGGTATCTTTTTACGGGTTTAAATCTACTTCGGCGTCTCTAAGAAAGATTGCTGCCTTTTTTGATATTCCTGAAGAAAAAGTCGAAAAAGTAATTGCCGAAGGCGAAAAGTGGGCCTTATCCAAGATTTTTCCCTGGCGCAAATATTTTTACGGCAAGAAAGCCTTAATAGTGCTTGGTACTTATCGTCTGGGCCCACAAGGAAAAATGCTTAAAGAACTTGGGCTTGAAGTGGTAGCCGCCGCTTCTATTTTTGGCCGCCTGGATGACCATGTTGAGGCCTATTCTGTAACCTCAAGAGTAACTGACGATCCAGGTGATTGTGAGGTTGAAGAGGCCCTTAAACTTTTAAGGCCTGATATTGTTCTCACCAACGCTCGCGACCAGTGGCGGCCAGTTAAATTTGGTATCCCTGTTCTTTCTTTTCCGCAACCAAAAGAGCGAGGCCCTTATGCTGGTTATAAAGGAATGGTGAACTTTGCCCATGATCTTTACCGATGCTTGCGAGCCCCTGTATGGCAACTTTTAAGAGCAGAACTTTAG
- a CDS encoding CGGC domain-containing protein: MPKVLIIACGSYADNQFGCPGDWKCLTGAVEKRGPFANYDDDVKVIGFLKCKCPGRSLIGNIKATKAKVDFDVIHISNCMAKAEPTCKNHDLEKLPAQIEEAIGVKVVVGTHDFG, translated from the coding sequence ATGCCTAAAGTATTAATTATTGCTTGTGGGTCTTATGCTGATAACCAATTTGGTTGTCCAGGGGACTGGAAGTGTTTAACCGGGGCTGTGGAAAAAAGGGGCCCTTTTGCTAATTATGATGACGACGTGAAAGTAATTGGTTTTTTAAAGTGCAAGTGCCCTGGTCGCTCTCTCATTGGGAATATCAAAGCTACCAAAGCTAAAGTAGATTTTGACGTGATACACATTTCCAATTGCATGGCCAAAGCTGAACCTACCTGTAAAAATCACGATTTAGAAAAACTCCCGGCCCAAATCGAAGAAGCCATCGGAGTAAAAGTTGTGGTAGGTACTCATGATTTTGGCTAA
- the xth gene encoding exodeoxyribonuclease III — MFSLATWNVNSVRMRLEHLLRWLKLRAPNVVCLQETKATDQEFPYTEINEAGYYVVHAGGKGRNGVAILSDKEPREVTIGFPDVDDQEAKERIIAATIEGVRVLSIYIPNGGSVGSDYFLYKLEFIYRLREYLDSYFDPDQDLLALCGDFNVAPEKIDVYDPELLAGHICFHERERTAIKLLKEWGLVDTYRALHPDEKGAFTWWDYQFGAFKANRGMRLDHIWVSRKLAQKLKKAIIDREPRGWKKPSDHAPVIAYFEL; from the coding sequence ATGTTTAGCCTGGCTACTTGGAATGTAAACTCCGTACGCATGCGGCTTGAGCACCTTCTGCGCTGGCTCAAGCTGCGTGCGCCAAATGTAGTTTGCCTTCAGGAAACCAAAGCAACAGACCAAGAATTCCCTTACACCGAAATCAATGAAGCCGGATATTACGTAGTTCACGCAGGCGGTAAAGGCCGAAACGGGGTAGCTATTCTTTCTGATAAAGAGCCCAGAGAGGTGACGATAGGATTCCCTGATGTAGATGACCAGGAAGCCAAAGAAAGGATTATTGCCGCTACCATAGAAGGCGTAAGGGTTCTCTCTATTTATATACCCAATGGAGGAAGCGTTGGCTCTGATTATTTCCTCTATAAGCTCGAATTTATCTACCGCTTGAGAGAATACCTTGATAGTTATTTTGACCCTGACCAAGATCTTTTGGCCCTTTGTGGAGATTTTAACGTAGCCCCTGAGAAAATAGATGTTTATGATCCTGAACTTTTGGCCGGCCATATCTGTTTTCACGAACGCGAGCGCACGGCTATAAAATTACTAAAGGAATGGGGCTTGGTGGATACTTATCGGGCTCTTCACCCTGACGAAAAAGGTGCTTTTACCTGGTGGGATTATCAATTTGGGGCCTTTAAAGCCAATCGTGGTATGCGCCTTGACCATATCTGGGTTTCACGTAAACTAGCCCAAAAACTTAAGAAGGCTATTATTGACCGAGAACCACGTGGCTGGAAAAAACCTTCTGACCATGCCCCGGTGATAGCCTATTTTGAGCTATGA
- a CDS encoding M42 family metallopeptidase, translated as MRYELLRKLCEAPGVPGAETPVKEIFLEAVKPLIDEIEEDPLGNVLLRKKGKGPRVLIDAHLDEVAFMVAGIEDSFIRVVPLGGVDPKIFYGQRLEVWGRKRLPAVVTSYPPHLGQSKKDFTIEELYLDVGLSTEKVAELVKIGDLVTFPAYFEETEEAIMAKALDDRVGLFVIFQALAQAKSKVDLFISATVQEEVGLRGAQGLKIKEALDAVLAIEGTFAADIPGVPGHLQATKIAKGPEIRLCDARFVADRNLALGLAELATQKNIPHQLVVKNKGSTNATAFQVVRGAIRSTAISVPVRYLHTPVNLAFKKDIEATIELLKAFLENPYHALNYRWSYSS; from the coding sequence ATGAGATACGAACTTTTGCGTAAGCTTTGTGAAGCCCCCGGTGTACCTGGAGCGGAAACTCCGGTAAAAGAAATTTTTCTGGAGGCAGTTAAACCCCTGATTGACGAAATAGAGGAAGACCCTTTGGGCAATGTTTTGCTCCGCAAAAAAGGCAAAGGTCCGCGGGTTTTAATTGATGCTCATCTTGATGAAGTAGCCTTTATGGTTGCCGGTATAGAGGACTCTTTTATAAGGGTTGTTCCTCTAGGAGGGGTGGATCCTAAAATTTTTTACGGGCAAAGACTTGAAGTATGGGGCAGGAAAAGGCTTCCTGCAGTAGTAACTTCTTACCCACCACATTTAGGTCAATCTAAAAAAGACTTTACCATTGAAGAGTTATATCTTGACGTGGGGCTTAGTACAGAAAAAGTTGCTGAATTGGTAAAAATTGGAGATTTAGTAACTTTTCCTGCTTATTTCGAAGAAACCGAAGAGGCCATTATGGCCAAGGCCCTTGATGATAGGGTAGGACTCTTTGTAATCTTTCAAGCCTTGGCTCAAGCAAAATCCAAAGTGGATCTTTTTATTTCTGCCACTGTCCAGGAAGAGGTAGGTCTAAGAGGTGCTCAGGGTTTAAAGATAAAAGAAGCTCTTGACGCTGTGCTAGCTATAGAAGGCACCTTTGCCGCAGATATACCTGGAGTTCCCGGACATTTACAGGCCACTAAAATAGCTAAGGGACCAGAGATTCGTCTTTGTGATGCCCGTTTTGTGGCTGATCGCAATTTGGCCCTGGGGCTCGCTGAATTGGCTACCCAAAAAAATATTCCCCACCAGTTGGTGGTAAAAAACAAAGGAAGTACTAACGCCACAGCCTTTCAAGTGGTTAGAGGCGCTATCCGTTCAACTGCTATTTCTGTTCCAGTAAGATATCTACATACCCCTGTTAATCTTGCTTTTAAAAAAGATATAGAGGCCACTATTGAACTATTAAAAGCTTTTTTGGAAAATCCTTACCATGCGCTTAATTACCGTTGGTCTTACTCCTCATAG
- a CDS encoding two-component system sensor histidine kinase NtrB encodes MGSNRVYWLKSSVVRSDELLEGIIESAPDAIVVIDENHKIILYNPAAEKIFGYQVEEALGADLSILLPEKVVSKHYSYIKGFLETGESSVLGKVLEGVARRKNGENFPIEISRSATKIDHHWIFTAIVRDVTQELEIERRLLENEKLAAVGLAASRIVHDIKNPLIAIGGLVLSILKKEVSEEKRQKLELILKEIKCLEKLLSDISEFAKPLKLEIKEADIVTICQEALEIYRSHLKEEGIDVELIFPKKPIKVFLDEARIKEVLFNIFQNALEAMAPQDKGKLTVEIIPEEKIVKICIRDTGPGIPEHVLKQLFTPFFTTKKKGTGLGLSISHKIIKAHNGKIKARNYEHGAEFIIELPYRPNG; translated from the coding sequence ATGGGATCAAATCGAGTTTATTGGCTTAAGTCTTCAGTTGTTCGCAGTGATGAATTACTTGAAGGTATTATTGAAAGTGCTCCTGATGCTATCGTAGTAATTGACGAAAATCATAAAATAATTCTTTATAATCCAGCCGCTGAAAAAATATTTGGCTACCAAGTAGAAGAAGCCCTTGGGGCCGATTTATCTATTCTTTTACCTGAAAAAGTTGTCTCAAAGCATTATTCCTACATAAAAGGATTTCTTGAAACAGGAGAATCTTCAGTCTTGGGGAAGGTTCTTGAAGGTGTAGCTAGACGTAAAAACGGAGAAAACTTCCCTATTGAGATTTCTCGTTCAGCTACCAAAATTGATCATCACTGGATTTTTACGGCTATTGTTCGTGACGTTACCCAGGAACTTGAAATTGAACGCCGTCTGCTCGAAAACGAAAAGCTAGCGGCTGTAGGTCTAGCGGCTTCAAGGATTGTGCATGACATCAAAAATCCTTTAATTGCCATAGGAGGTCTTGTCCTTTCTATTCTCAAAAAAGAAGTTTCTGAAGAAAAAAGGCAAAAATTGGAGTTAATTCTTAAAGAGATCAAGTGTCTTGAAAAACTCCTTTCAGATATAAGCGAGTTTGCCAAACCCCTCAAGTTAGAAATAAAAGAAGCTGACATAGTAACTATTTGTCAGGAGGCACTAGAAATTTATCGCTCTCATCTCAAAGAGGAAGGCATAGACGTTGAGCTAATTTTCCCTAAAAAGCCAATTAAAGTTTTTCTTGACGAAGCCCGTATCAAAGAAGTTCTTTTTAATATCTTTCAAAATGCCCTAGAAGCCATGGCTCCCCAAGATAAAGGCAAACTCACCGTTGAAATTATCCCTGAAGAAAAGATTGTTAAAATTTGCATCAGAGATACGGGGCCTGGTATTCCTGAACATGTTTTAAAACAGCTTTTTACGCCTTTTTTTACCACTAAAAAGAAGGGCACAGGCCTTGGCCTTTCAATCTCTCACAAAATTATTAAAGCCCACAACGGTAAAATCAAAGCACGAAATTACGAACACGGTGCCGAATTCATTATAGAGCTACCTTATCGGCCAAACGGCTAG
- a CDS encoding NAD(P)-binding domain-containing protein, protein MEKAKMVVVGAGPAGIATAVEAKAAGIEPVIVLEKEENPCHTIHKYYHEGKRVDAVWQGRKVKPIGICQFETCSKEEFLKLMENYIQEYNIDLRTSQEVHKIEKINECFRVWAGKDTIIETPIVVIAIGIFGKPVKPRYKIPKEVKNKVFFGTQTQCTPGAKKILVVGGGDSAAETACFLCENAEVYISYRRPKFFRINEQNLKELEKRVKEGKIKLLMDTDIESLSASPDDKVKVHFKDGQEMVFDAVCYCLGGATPENFLRAIGIELNDNRPKIDECFETNIPGLFLVGDLVFKKGSIMAAFNSAHIVVEAIKNRYRDRLERGC, encoded by the coding sequence ATGGAAAAAGCCAAAATGGTGGTAGTGGGTGCAGGGCCAGCTGGTATTGCCACCGCGGTTGAAGCCAAAGCAGCAGGGATTGAACCGGTAATTGTTCTTGAAAAAGAAGAAAATCCCTGCCATACCATCCATAAATATTACCATGAAGGTAAACGGGTTGACGCGGTATGGCAGGGACGAAAAGTTAAACCAATAGGGATTTGTCAGTTTGAGACCTGCAGTAAAGAAGAGTTTTTAAAATTAATGGAAAATTATATCCAGGAATACAATATAGATTTACGCACTAGCCAAGAAGTACATAAGATTGAAAAAATTAACGAGTGTTTTCGGGTATGGGCCGGAAAAGACACAATTATTGAAACGCCTATTGTAGTAATTGCCATAGGAATTTTTGGAAAGCCTGTAAAACCAAGATATAAGATTCCTAAAGAAGTAAAAAACAAGGTGTTTTTTGGCACTCAAACCCAATGCACACCTGGCGCCAAAAAAATACTCGTTGTCGGTGGAGGGGATTCTGCTGCTGAGACTGCTTGTTTTCTATGTGAAAACGCAGAAGTATATATTTCCTATCGTCGTCCAAAGTTTTTTCGTATAAATGAACAAAATCTCAAAGAACTTGAAAAAAGAGTTAAAGAAGGAAAAATCAAACTCCTAATGGACACAGATATCGAATCCCTTTCGGCCTCCCCTGATGACAAAGTAAAAGTTCACTTTAAAGATGGGCAAGAAATGGTCTTTGACGCGGTTTGTTATTGTCTTGGAGGGGCCACACCTGAAAATTTTTTAAGGGCTATAGGAATAGAATTGAATGACAATAGACCTAAAATAGATGAGTGTTTTGAGACTAACATACCTGGCCTTTTCTTGGTAGGAGATCTGGTTTTTAAAAAGGGCAGTATTATGGCTGCTTTTAATTCGGCTCATATAGTAGTGGAGGCTATCAAGAATCGCTATCGAGATAGGCTTGAACGCGGGTGTTAA
- a CDS encoding universal stress protein: MAEIKSILFPTDFTEASLKVIPYAKYLTEKFGAKLTVLFVVEELSKYANFYVPHSALDNLEQELMEHAQKKLTSFIEEHFEDFPVEPLVRRGEIAEEIAKVAEEKETGLILMATHGRKGLEKILIGSVTERVIKIAPCPVMTINPFRVKK; this comes from the coding sequence ATGGCCGAAATTAAAAGTATTTTATTCCCAACGGATTTTACCGAGGCTTCTTTGAAGGTAATACCTTATGCCAAGTATTTGACGGAAAAATTCGGAGCCAAACTTACAGTACTTTTTGTAGTAGAAGAATTATCCAAATATGCCAATTTTTATGTACCCCACAGTGCTCTAGACAATCTTGAACAAGAACTTATGGAACATGCCCAGAAAAAGCTAACTTCTTTTATAGAAGAACATTTCGAAGACTTTCCAGTAGAACCTCTAGTGCGTCGTGGAGAAATTGCCGAAGAAATTGCAAAAGTAGCCGAAGAGAAGGAAACAGGCCTTATTCTTATGGCCACTCATGGGCGCAAAGGTCTAGAAAAAATCCTTATCGGAAGTGTTACCGAAAGAGTAATTAAAATAGCCCCCTGTCCCGTGATGACAATTAATCCATTTCGAGTTAAAAAGTAG
- a CDS encoding PHP domain-containing protein — MKIVDLHTHSTASDGTLTPIDLVKEAKNINLIAIALTDHDTVAGLKDAQNMAEKLEIAFVPGVEISVKFQGPGHCHILGYFIDYENSVLKETLASLHEARAKRNILMIEKLKSLGIDISIEELKKMAGGGEIGRPHMAKILVQKGVVKDFDEAFEKYLAKGKPAYVPKARLEAEEAIKIIHQAGGLVSLAHPYYLGLDEDSLIRYVAELKNKGLDAIEAYYTDHDESYTQFCLELAKKFSLLITGGSDFHGENKPEIKLGIGKGNLRVPEEVYEKLLEAFKARAQG, encoded by the coding sequence ATGAAAATTGTTGACTTACATACTCACTCTACTGCTTCTGATGGCACTTTAACACCCATTGATTTAGTTAAAGAAGCTAAAAATATAAATCTTATTGCCATTGCTCTTACCGACCATGATACAGTAGCAGGGCTTAAAGATGCTCAAAATATGGCTGAAAAACTCGAAATAGCTTTTGTACCGGGAGTGGAGATAAGCGTTAAGTTTCAAGGGCCTGGACATTGTCATATCCTGGGATATTTCATTGATTATGAAAATTCTGTATTGAAAGAGACACTGGCTTCTCTTCATGAGGCCCGGGCCAAAAGAAATATCCTTATGATAGAAAAACTTAAGTCGTTAGGAATCGATATTTCTATCGAAGAACTTAAAAAAATGGCCGGAGGTGGAGAAATCGGGCGGCCTCACATGGCCAAGATTCTGGTCCAAAAAGGAGTGGTTAAGGATTTTGACGAGGCCTTTGAAAAATATTTAGCCAAAGGCAAGCCTGCTTACGTGCCCAAGGCCAGACTTGAAGCCGAAGAAGCCATCAAAATAATCCACCAGGCAGGAGGCCTCGTCTCTCTTGCTCATCCATATTATCTAGGGCTTGATGAAGACTCTCTCATTAGATACGTGGCTGAACTAAAAAACAAGGGCCTTGACGCTATAGAGGCTTACTACACCGACCATGATGAATCCTATACCCAGTTTTGTCTTGAGTTGGCAAAAAAGTTTTCTCTTCTAATCACTGGCGGAAGTGATTTTCACGGGGAAAACAAACCTGAAATCAAGTTAGGAATTGGCAAAGGCAATTTGCGAGTTCCTGAAGAGGTGTATGAAAAACTCTTAGAAGCTTTTAAAGCTAGGGCTCAAGGCTAG
- a CDS encoding pseudouridine synthase: MSENQKIRLNKFLSRAGVASRRKADELIKEGKVKVNGKVVREPGIKIDPSSQNVEVDDQLITIEEPVYYLFYKPSGYLTSLYDPHGRKTIKEFLKSLPTRVFPVGRLDAATEGLLLLTNDGELANRLLHPRYEIKRVYHATIKGHPHEKLIDRLLKEGVEVEGRRVFPKKIRLLRRSPRTSTYEIVVGEGRKREVRKIFASIGHPVVHLKRVAFGPLTLGRLRPGEIRPLSPKELSQLKKAASLEP; this comes from the coding sequence ATGTCTGAAAACCAAAAAATACGTTTGAATAAATTTCTTTCACGGGCTGGGGTGGCTTCAAGACGCAAAGCCGATGAATTGATCAAAGAAGGAAAAGTAAAAGTTAACGGCAAAGTCGTTCGAGAACCTGGAATTAAAATTGATCCCTCTTCCCAAAATGTAGAGGTTGATGACCAGCTGATAACTATTGAAGAACCTGTTTACTATCTTTTTTATAAACCTTCAGGCTATCTTACCTCGCTTTACGATCCCCATGGACGCAAAACTATCAAAGAATTCTTGAAAAGCTTGCCAACTCGGGTCTTTCCTGTGGGAAGACTTGATGCAGCCACCGAAGGCCTTCTCCTTTTGACCAACGATGGCGAGCTGGCTAATCGGTTGTTACATCCACGCTATGAAATAAAAAGGGTCTATCACGCTACGATTAAAGGCCATCCGCATGAAAAACTTATTGATCGTCTTTTAAAAGAAGGGGTAGAAGTAGAAGGGAGAAGAGTTTTTCCGAAAAAAATTCGCCTTTTACGACGGAGTCCTCGCACTTCAACTTACGAGATAGTAGTCGGAGAAGGGCGTAAACGAGAAGTAAGAAAAATTTTTGCTTCAATAGGGCATCCCGTAGTTCATTTAAAAAGAGTAGCCTTTGGGCCTCTTACTTTGGGAAGATTGCGTCCTGGAGAAATAAGGCCTTTAAGCCCAAAAGAGCTTAGCCAACTAAAAAAAGCAGCTAGCCTTGAGCCCTAG
- a CDS encoding bifunctional riboflavin kinase/FAD synthetase — MEILKKENLPLKVPYSVATIGNFDGVHLGHQVLFRETVKRARANNGKAIAITFHPHPLQVLRPEKAIKLICTLEQKIKLIEKAELDYLLLLEFTPELASLEPEEFAYEIFVKGLGIKELVVGYDYRFGKKRRGDTEFLKVIGRRYGFEVTVIPPQKIDGLTISSTLIRQLINDGDVALAAKLLGRYYKICGRVIPGRGRGQKLLGFPTANLKLSREKLLPKKGVYAVWVYFDGKNHPGVMNLGFNPTFGNNYLSAEVHIFDFSGNLYGKDICLSFVKRLRDEKKFASPEDLAAQIKEDCQKAREILKTAN; from the coding sequence ATGGAAATTTTAAAAAAAGAAAACTTACCACTTAAAGTACCCTATTCTGTAGCTACTATTGGCAACTTTGACGGTGTTCATTTAGGGCATCAGGTCCTTTTCCGAGAAACCGTAAAAAGAGCTAGGGCCAATAACGGTAAAGCCATAGCCATTACCTTTCATCCTCATCCTTTACAAGTATTAAGACCTGAAAAGGCCATTAAACTTATTTGTACGCTTGAACAAAAGATCAAGCTTATAGAAAAAGCCGAGCTTGATTACCTGCTCCTACTTGAATTTACACCTGAGCTTGCTTCTCTTGAGCCGGAAGAATTTGCTTACGAAATTTTTGTTAAAGGCCTGGGCATTAAGGAATTAGTAGTAGGTTATGACTATCGTTTTGGGAAAAAGAGACGGGGAGACACAGAATTTTTGAAAGTGATTGGGCGGCGGTACGGTTTTGAAGTAACTGTTATACCGCCTCAAAAAATAGACGGCCTTACGATATCAAGTACTTTAATTCGTCAGTTGATAAACGATGGTGACGTAGCCTTAGCGGCCAAATTGTTAGGCCGTTATTATAAAATTTGTGGTCGGGTAATTCCGGGTCGTGGCCGGGGGCAAAAGCTGTTAGGTTTCCCTACTGCTAACCTTAAGCTTTCGAGGGAAAAACTCCTTCCCAAAAAAGGAGTTTATGCCGTTTGGGTGTATTTTGATGGAAAAAATCATCCGGGTGTCATGAATCTAGGTTTTAACCCTACTTTTGGGAATAATTATTTGTCTGCTGAAGTTCACATTTTTGACTTTTCAGGAAATCTTTACGGAAAAGATATCTGTCTTTCTTTTGTAAAACGTCTGCGCGACGAGAAAAAGTTTGCTTCTCCAGAAGATCTCGCCGCTCAAATAAAAGAAGACTGTCAAAAAGCACGCGAAATTCTTAAAACTGCTAACTAA